Proteins from a single region of Deltaproteobacteria bacterium:
- a CDS encoding carbohydrate porin — protein MRSIRIVKALALLTVVSVASSAQAADERLSMFGYFRVSQGAQLSGNKGQQTFYGLSGAPAKFRLGNENDWMEFGFNLLAFKGEDGTIGHAVIMLGGNYDPNHIGVWGTSFAGWEGNYSAKIQQLYVDLTKIPGLDATLWAGSKFYKREYSGINDLFYWSHQGYGAGIEDIAVGEKAKVSYAIMNAGSSDAHAGYLHDLRVKAGIIEGGSIQAGVMVVTPIAAKHDDLDVAFGGVVQYVQNVMGGNNQLAFEYGTGAVANGSFGANGGLELSRPKEISKMRVIDNLNINPMPGLNLEVVGIYEMNKDSDADVTVTAIEFGGRVTYAVAKHVQLLLEAGFDQVTPDEGDAANLIKITPAIEICSNPGGVPRIRLYATYATWNDAAKGSVKGGASGIGPRPDDSNGLQIGIQGEAWF, from the coding sequence ATGAGATCCATTCGGATCGTAAAGGCTTTAGCTTTATTGACGGTTGTTTCTGTTGCTTCTAGCGCTCAAGCTGCTGATGAGCGTCTTTCAATGTTCGGTTATTTCCGCGTGAGCCAAGGTGCTCAATTAAGCGGAAATAAAGGCCAACAGACCTTTTATGGTCTTTCTGGCGCTCCTGCTAAATTCCGTCTTGGTAATGAAAATGACTGGATGGAATTTGGATTTAATTTACTTGCCTTCAAGGGTGAAGACGGCACCATCGGTCACGCCGTAATCATGCTTGGCGGTAACTACGATCCCAATCACATTGGTGTTTGGGGTACAAGTTTTGCTGGTTGGGAAGGTAATTATAGCGCCAAAATCCAACAATTATATGTTGATTTGACCAAGATCCCTGGTCTTGACGCCACACTTTGGGCTGGTTCCAAATTCTATAAGCGTGAATACTCAGGTATTAACGACTTGTTCTATTGGTCACATCAAGGTTACGGCGCTGGTATTGAAGACATTGCTGTTGGCGAAAAAGCCAAAGTCAGCTATGCCATCATGAACGCCGGTTCTTCAGATGCTCATGCTGGTTACCTGCATGACTTACGCGTCAAAGCCGGTATCATTGAAGGCGGCAGCATTCAAGCTGGCGTAATGGTTGTAACTCCTATTGCAGCAAAACATGATGACCTCGATGTCGCATTTGGTGGCGTTGTCCAATATGTTCAAAATGTAATGGGCGGCAACAATCAACTTGCTTTCGAGTACGGCACTGGCGCAGTTGCTAACGGTAGCTTTGGTGCAAATGGTGGACTTGAACTTTCAAGACCCAAAGAAATCAGCAAAATGCGTGTAATCGACAACCTCAATATTAATCCAATGCCTGGTCTTAATTTAGAGGTTGTTGGTATTTATGAAATGAACAAAGACAGCGATGCTGACGTCACCGTAACAGCTATTGAGTTCGGTGGTCGTGTTACTTATGCTGTTGCTAAGCATGTTCAATTGTTGCTCGAAGCTGGCTTTGATCAAGTTACGCCTGATGAAGGTGATGCTGCTAATTTAATCAAAATTACCCCAGCTATCGAAATCTGCTCTAATCCTGGTGGCGTACCACGTATTCGTCTCTATGCTACCTACGCAACCTGGAATGATGCTGCCAAAGGTTCAGTTAAAGGTGGCGCATCAGGTATTGGTCCCCGTCCTGACGACTCCAATGGTCTTCAGATCGGTATCCAAGGCGAAGCTTGGTTCTAA
- the ilvB gene encoding biosynthetic-type acetolactate synthase large subunit has protein sequence MTFLTGAEIVVKLLERQGVKFVSGIPGGSNLPLYHALAQSSQIRHVLARHEQGAGFIAEGIARSSAQVGVCFATSGPGATNILTALANAKLDSIPLVCITGQVNRNLLGTDAFQEVDTYGISAPITKHNFLVRSADELTTIIPKAFHLATSGRPGPVLIDLPKDVQQEKIEISEWPSPGMPDVPPSISLQKIKQAADLINNAKRPVLYLGGGTRTLQAAQLCEKLATKSNIPAVKTLMALDVLPTVHPMSLGILGMHAAPFTNVVLEYADLIIILGARLNDRTTGAISYFCPKAQIIHVDIDAAELGKNRIPEIDILGDVSVVLAELLPKIKAQKRSAWRQKVCEIRAQYPMQPIENAEVQSAYGAILITASIAGNDAIITTDVGQHQMRVAQVYPFAKSQQWLTSGGLGTMGFGLPAALGAALANPYRKVICFSGDGSLLMNMQEMATAAEEELCIKVILFDNKSLGLVGQQQDLFVGQRFATDYRTQVDFVAIAKGFGWQAYDLACETNPQQALKSAIQSAKPTLIRIPIAANEHVFPMVKPGSANTDMIMEMPNV, from the coding sequence GTGACTTTTTTAACTGGTGCCGAAATTGTTGTGAAATTGTTAGAACGCCAGGGTGTGAAGTTTGTTTCTGGCATTCCTGGTGGAAGTAATTTGCCACTTTATCATGCGCTAGCGCAATCTTCGCAAATTCGCCATGTACTTGCGCGACATGAGCAAGGTGCTGGTTTTATTGCAGAAGGTATTGCGCGTAGTAGTGCACAAGTTGGTGTGTGTTTTGCCACATCAGGACCCGGTGCGACAAATATACTTACTGCACTAGCAAACGCTAAACTCGATTCAATTCCTCTTGTTTGTATTACCGGACAAGTTAATCGTAATTTATTAGGTACTGACGCTTTTCAAGAAGTTGATACCTACGGAATTAGTGCGCCAATTACTAAACATAATTTTTTAGTACGTAGTGCCGATGAATTAACAACAATCATTCCAAAAGCATTTCATTTAGCAACTTCTGGTAGACCTGGGCCAGTATTGATTGATTTACCCAAAGATGTGCAGCAAGAAAAGATAGAAATTAGTGAGTGGCCATCACCAGGAATGCCTGATGTACCACCATCTATTAGTTTACAAAAAATTAAACAAGCTGCTGATTTAATCAATAACGCAAAGCGACCAGTACTTTATCTTGGAGGTGGTACACGTACACTCCAAGCTGCACAATTGTGCGAAAAGCTAGCTACTAAAAGTAATATTCCTGCGGTTAAAACATTGATGGCATTAGATGTTTTGCCAACTGTTCATCCAATGTCTTTAGGGATATTGGGTATGCACGCAGCTCCATTTACCAATGTAGTTCTCGAATATGCTGATTTAATAATAATTTTAGGTGCGCGTCTCAATGATCGCACCACTGGGGCAATCTCATATTTTTGCCCAAAGGCTCAAATAATTCATGTCGATATTGATGCCGCAGAGTTGGGAAAAAACCGTATCCCAGAAATTGATATTTTAGGTGATGTCAGTGTGGTGCTAGCTGAATTATTGCCCAAAATAAAAGCACAAAAGCGATCTGCTTGGCGACAAAAAGTATGTGAAATACGAGCACAATATCCAATGCAACCGATAGAAAATGCAGAAGTACAAAGCGCTTATGGAGCAATTTTAATAACAGCGAGTATTGCCGGCAATGATGCCATAATCACAACTGATGTTGGGCAACATCAAATGCGGGTGGCACAGGTTTATCCATTTGCCAAGTCGCAACAATGGCTCACCAGCGGTGGCCTTGGCACTATGGGATTTGGTCTACCTGCTGCATTAGGGGCAGCTCTTGCAAATCCTTATCGGAAAGTGATCTGTTTTAGTGGTGATGGAAGCCTTTTAATGAATATGCAAGAAATGGCTACCGCAGCGGAAGAAGAGCTATGTATTAAAGTTATTCTGTTTGACAACAAGTCGTTAGGTTTGGTTGGACAACAGCAAGATTTGTTTGTTGGTCAACGTTTTGCTACTGACTACCGTACTCAGGTTGATTTTGTCGCTATTGCTAAAGGTTTTGGGTGGCAAGCTTACGATTTAGCTTGTGAAACAAATCCACAGCAAGCCTTAAAGAGTGCCATTCAGTCAGCTAAACCAACGTTGATACGTATACCTATAGCAGCAAATGAACATGTGTTTCCAATGGTTAAACCTGGTAGCGCCAACACTGATATGATTATGGAGATGCCCAATGTCTAA
- a CDS encoding glycosyltransferase family 4 protein, producing the protein MKIGIISEYYYPTLGGIQEHVHHFAQKALVRGHDVRIITPRVRGAYDRQLAGSHAVPVIHVGRSIPIYNNGSIARMALGYKLGNQLQHIFENEAFDIIHIHAPLTPMLPLLALTRSPTTTIGTLHTNFEGSLLLRLFQKKCQQYLNRLNGLIAVSPAAARPLASYFQTNCRIIPNGIDVSQFHPDLPRRSEFDDGRINLLWVGRIEPRNGLDRMIKAFILASQRCPNLRLIIVGDGPLRPTFEAMVPTAYKPFVYFSGFINASRPSYYASADMLCVPTSISSFGITLLEGMAAGIPIIASDIDGFRDVMTQDREGVLIDTANINTFAETIEAIANDKSLALNYGMRGRQTAINFSWDRVTEKIIDYYREIKNQETGQTSRLTA; encoded by the coding sequence ATGAAAATTGGCATCATCAGCGAATACTATTATCCGACATTAGGTGGCATTCAAGAGCATGTGCATCACTTTGCTCAAAAGGCCTTAGTAAGAGGCCATGATGTACGCATCATTACTCCTAGGGTACGAGGTGCCTATGATCGACAATTAGCAGGATCGCATGCGGTTCCAGTTATTCATGTGGGCAGGAGCATTCCTATCTATAATAATGGCTCAATCGCACGTATGGCGCTTGGTTATAAACTCGGTAATCAATTACAGCATATTTTCGAAAATGAAGCCTTCGATATAATTCATATTCATGCGCCGCTAACGCCAATGTTGCCGCTGCTAGCTTTAACCCGTTCTCCTACTACTACAATAGGCACTCTGCATACTAACTTTGAGGGCAGCCTTTTATTGCGCCTATTTCAAAAAAAATGCCAACAATATTTAAATCGTTTAAATGGCTTAATTGCTGTATCGCCAGCTGCAGCAAGACCACTCGCTTCATATTTTCAAACGAATTGCCGCATTATTCCTAACGGTATTGATGTTTCGCAGTTTCATCCTGACTTGCCTCGACGTTCTGAATTCGACGATGGCCGCATCAATTTGCTTTGGGTTGGGCGTATCGAACCTCGTAACGGCCTCGATCGCATGATCAAAGCTTTTATACTTGCCAGCCAGCGATGCCCTAATTTACGTCTAATAATAGTCGGTGACGGCCCGTTGCGGCCTACATTTGAAGCTATGGTACCAACCGCTTATAAACCATTTGTGTATTTTTCTGGCTTTATAAACGCCAGTAGACCTTCTTACTATGCTAGTGCTGATATGCTTTGTGTTCCCACGAGTATTTCTTCATTCGGTATTACCCTACTTGAAGGCATGGCTGCAGGTATACCTATAATTGCTTCAGACATTGATGGCTTTCGCGATGTAATGACTCAAGATCGTGAGGGCGTACTTATTGATACAGCAAATATAAACACCTTTGCTGAAACTATTGAAGCAATAGCCAATGATAAATCGTTAGCATTGAACTATGGCATGCGTGGTCGACAGACAGCTATAAATTTTTCTTGGGATCGTGTAACTGAGAAAATAATTGATTATTATCGCGAGATAAAGAACCAAGAAACAGGACAGACATCACGTTTAACTGCGTAA
- a CDS encoding type II toxin-antitoxin system VapC family toxin has product MIIADTDVLIDFLRDYQPIADRIALEISSGSFATTVITAFELNSGAHSARQKHAVTCLLDALNIIVLDHNASTIAAKIRVDLESRGDGIVMADYLIAGICLSQKASLFTRNIKNFNRIPNLKLVTP; this is encoded by the coding sequence ATGATTATTGCCGACACCGATGTACTTATTGATTTTTTACGTGATTATCAGCCAATTGCTGATCGTATTGCTTTAGAAATTTCGTCAGGTTCATTTGCCACAACAGTTATTACTGCTTTTGAACTCAACTCTGGGGCTCATTCTGCTCGACAAAAACATGCGGTAACTTGTCTACTTGATGCACTCAACATTATAGTGCTCGACCATAATGCCTCTACTATTGCTGCAAAAATTCGCGTTGACTTGGAGTCTCGCGGCGATGGTATTGTTATGGCTGATTATTTGATTGCTGGTATCTGCCTTTCACAAAAGGCCTCTCTTTTTACTAGAAACATCAAAAACTTTAACCGTATACCAAATTTGAAATTAGTAACCCCATAA